A window from Rhizosphaericola mali encodes these proteins:
- the mfd gene encoding transcription-repair coupling factor, which produces MNLSELLGLFQNIIREKKIVDGFVLPNKPSNDKIFLQNLNGSGPEFMAATIFNLPEARSFNHVFVLTDAEEAAYFQNTLVNLTNALNIYYFPSSFKTKKNFQLLNSSHVMLRTEALSHFSNLREGIRGGALVTYADALFEKVVLPKKLKENIIQIKVGDELNLDSLMELFVMYGFERSDFVYEPGQFALRGGILDIYSYGNEKPYRVELFGNDVDSIRIFDPESQLSERKLLNVSIIPNIETQFDSSEKVSLVDYLPENTIYWLKDWDVVKETIEKQNLDLRDFIQKLDTGIVENEEAEDNETQILKNLNLEDFVGGNLIEAQIKNRTIIEFGYQKHLAETVYSFNTKSQPSFNRKFELLIENLKSYEKQNYSIFIFAEQARQLERLHSIFEDLNTEVKLNPIVTGIHEGFIDDDLKIVCYTDHQIFQRYQKYYVKQAYNKNKAMTLRALKELQPGDYVTHIDYGVGRYSGLQKLEVNGITQEAVRIIYKDQDILYVNINSLYKISKYSGKEGSIPKINKLGSDVWSKLKEKTKTKVKEVAFDLIKLYAQRKAEKGFAFSPDNYMQNELEASFIYEDTPDQAKAIADVKADMEKDSPMDRLVCGDVGFGKTEVAIRAAFKAALDGKQAAVLVPTTILAFQHYQTFKDRLQDFPITVDYVNRFKSAKEKKETLQKLTEGKVDIIIGTHALLGASVKFKNLGLMIVDEEQKFGVGHKEKLKTLSANIDSLTLTATPIPRTLQFSLMGARDLSIIQTAPPNRQPIHTEIQTFNQDFIRDAIYFEVERGGQVFFVINRIQGVKEMSAMIQALCPDIGITYAHGQMEGKELESRIMDFIEHKYDVMVCTNIVESGVDIPNVNTIIVNNSHQFGLSDLHQLRGRVGRSNKKAFCYLLAPPMSTLPADSRKRLQTLEQFSDLGSGFQIAMRDLDIRGAGNMLGGEQSGFMAEIGFDMYQKILNEAIKELKRSDFKDLFKDEISAQDDFVSDCTIDTDLEILIPDTYVENITERMVLYTRFENYDSEEKLQEFHQELIDRFGPMPIQVEDLFTTIRCRQLAIKLGFEKMSLKSDTLRCYFINKNDSPYFESPLFNKILSYIQTGTNKARLKQIATNFLLIVEPIKSMEEMLRFLTLMHNAVID; this is translated from the coding sequence ATGAACCTAAGTGAATTATTAGGGCTATTTCAAAATATTATCCGCGAAAAAAAAATTGTGGATGGGTTTGTATTGCCCAACAAACCAAGCAATGATAAAATATTTTTACAAAATTTAAATGGTAGTGGTCCAGAATTTATGGCAGCTACCATTTTTAATTTGCCTGAAGCTAGATCTTTTAATCATGTATTTGTGTTGACAGATGCCGAAGAAGCTGCCTATTTCCAGAATACATTAGTTAATTTGACAAATGCTTTGAATATCTATTATTTTCCATCATCATTTAAAACGAAGAAAAATTTTCAATTATTGAATTCTTCACATGTGATGTTGCGAACAGAAGCGCTAAGCCATTTTTCAAATTTGAGAGAAGGTATTCGAGGGGGAGCACTTGTTACTTATGCTGATGCTTTATTTGAAAAGGTCGTTCTTCCTAAAAAATTAAAAGAGAATATTATTCAGATAAAAGTAGGAGACGAACTTAATTTGGATAGTTTGATGGAGCTCTTTGTAATGTACGGTTTTGAACGATCTGATTTCGTTTATGAGCCTGGACAATTTGCCTTGCGTGGAGGTATTTTGGATATTTACTCCTACGGAAATGAAAAGCCTTATCGCGTTGAATTATTTGGAAATGACGTAGATAGTATTCGAATATTTGATCCTGAATCGCAGTTGAGTGAACGTAAACTTCTAAATGTTTCAATTATTCCTAATATTGAAACTCAGTTTGATTCGAGTGAGAAGGTTTCTTTAGTGGATTATTTACCAGAAAATACTATTTATTGGCTAAAAGATTGGGACGTAGTAAAAGAGACTATAGAAAAGCAAAATCTTGATTTGAGAGATTTTATCCAAAAACTGGATACCGGAATTGTAGAAAATGAAGAAGCGGAAGATAACGAAACTCAAATTTTAAAAAACTTAAATTTAGAGGATTTTGTTGGTGGTAATTTGATTGAAGCGCAGATTAAGAATAGGACTATAATTGAATTTGGATACCAAAAACATTTAGCTGAAACTGTTTATAGTTTCAATACGAAATCGCAACCATCCTTTAATAGGAAATTTGAATTGTTAATTGAAAATCTTAAGTCTTACGAAAAACAGAACTATAGTATATTCATATTTGCGGAGCAAGCTCGTCAGTTAGAAAGACTACATAGTATTTTCGAAGATTTGAATACGGAAGTAAAATTAAATCCTATTGTAACTGGAATTCATGAAGGTTTTATTGACGATGATTTGAAAATTGTTTGTTATACTGATCATCAAATTTTTCAGCGCTATCAGAAATACTATGTAAAGCAAGCCTATAATAAAAACAAAGCGATGACTTTACGCGCTTTGAAAGAATTGCAACCAGGAGACTATGTTACTCATATTGACTATGGAGTGGGACGGTATAGTGGTTTGCAAAAGTTAGAGGTAAATGGAATTACACAAGAAGCAGTTCGGATCATATATAAAGACCAGGATATCCTATATGTAAATATTAATTCGCTTTATAAAATTTCTAAATACTCAGGAAAAGAAGGTTCTATTCCAAAGATTAATAAACTTGGTTCAGATGTTTGGAGTAAATTAAAAGAAAAGACTAAAACTAAAGTAAAGGAAGTCGCTTTCGATCTGATCAAACTTTATGCACAGCGTAAAGCGGAAAAAGGTTTTGCTTTTTCACCTGACAATTATATGCAAAATGAATTGGAGGCCTCCTTTATCTACGAAGATACTCCAGACCAAGCCAAGGCGATTGCGGACGTAAAAGCGGATATGGAAAAGGATTCTCCTATGGATAGATTAGTGTGTGGAGATGTTGGTTTTGGTAAAACAGAAGTCGCTATTCGAGCTGCATTCAAGGCCGCGTTAGATGGTAAACAAGCCGCCGTATTAGTGCCAACAACTATATTGGCTTTTCAGCATTATCAAACTTTTAAAGATCGTTTACAAGATTTTCCAATTACTGTAGACTATGTAAATAGATTTAAATCGGCGAAAGAGAAAAAAGAAACCTTGCAGAAATTAACTGAGGGTAAAGTGGATATCATTATAGGTACTCATGCTTTGCTAGGTGCATCTGTTAAGTTTAAAAATTTAGGGTTGATGATAGTGGATGAAGAACAAAAATTTGGAGTGGGACACAAGGAAAAATTAAAAACTTTAAGTGCCAATATTGATTCTCTTACACTTACTGCTACTCCTATACCCAGGACTTTACAATTTAGTTTGATGGGTGCCAGAGACTTAAGTATTATACAAACAGCTCCGCCAAATAGACAACCCATTCACACAGAAATTCAAACTTTTAATCAAGACTTTATTCGAGATGCGATTTATTTTGAAGTAGAACGTGGAGGGCAAGTTTTCTTCGTAATTAATAGGATTCAAGGTGTAAAAGAAATGTCTGCGATGATTCAAGCGCTTTGTCCGGATATTGGTATTACCTATGCGCATGGGCAGATGGAAGGTAAAGAGTTAGAATCTCGTATCATGGATTTTATAGAACATAAATACGATGTAATGGTTTGTACCAATATTGTTGAGAGTGGTGTAGATATTCCAAATGTCAATACTATAATTGTAAATAACTCCCATCAGTTTGGACTTAGTGATTTGCACCAATTAAGAGGGCGTGTTGGTCGTAGTAATAAAAAAGCATTTTGTTATTTACTTGCGCCGCCAATGAGTACATTGCCTGCTGACTCTAGAAAACGACTACAAACGCTAGAGCAATTTAGTGATTTGGGAAGTGGTTTTCAGATTGCAATGCGAGACTTAGACATTCGTGGAGCTGGAAATATGTTGGGTGGTGAACAGAGTGGTTTTATGGCAGAGATAGGTTTTGATATGTATCAGAAAATTTTGAACGAAGCGATTAAAGAATTGAAACGTAGTGATTTTAAAGACCTCTTTAAAGATGAAATCAGTGCGCAAGATGATTTTGTTTCAGATTGTACGATAGATACTGATCTGGAAATTTTAATTCCGGATACCTATGTGGAGAATATTACTGAGCGTATGGTTTTGTATACTCGTTTTGAGAACTATGATAGCGAGGAAAAGTTACAAGAGTTTCATCAAGAATTGATTGACCGTTTTGGTCCCATGCCAATACAGGTAGAAGATCTTTTTACTACTATAAGATGTCGTCAATTGGCTATCAAATTAGGATTTGAAAAAATGAGTCTCAAATCGGATACGCTTCGTTGTTATTTTATCAATAAAAATGATTCCCCTTATTTCGAAAGTCCTTTATTTAATAAGATACTTTCTTACATCCAAACGGGAACTAATAAGGCTAGATTGAAGCAAATTGCCACAAATTTCTTATTAATCGTTGAGCCTATTAAATCTATGGAAGAGATGCTAAGGTTCTTAACGCTAATGCATAATGCAGTTATTGATTAA
- a CDS encoding nucleotide exchange factor GrpE codes for MSHNNHNDHDNEDLNNHIPEENASQEEAFEPAESIINDDVVEKLKAEVAEQKDKYIRLMAEFENYKRRKAAEIQDINKTAGKDIIISMLEVLDDADRAEAQLTKDVPVDQLKEGIQLVFNKLRKNLSNKGLKELQSIHQEFDPELHEAITQIPAPTEDLQGKVLDQVKKGYYLNDKLIRHAQVVVGQ; via the coding sequence ATGTCCCATAATAATCATAATGATCACGACAACGAAGATTTGAATAATCACATACCAGAAGAAAATGCATCTCAAGAAGAAGCGTTCGAACCTGCGGAAAGTATTATCAATGATGATGTAGTGGAAAAATTAAAAGCAGAAGTTGCAGAACAAAAAGACAAATATATTCGTCTAATGGCGGAATTTGAAAACTACAAACGCCGCAAAGCTGCTGAGATTCAAGATATTAATAAAACAGCTGGAAAAGATATTATCATTTCCATGTTAGAAGTTCTGGATGATGCCGATCGTGCAGAAGCGCAATTGACTAAAGATGTACCAGTAGACCAACTTAAAGAAGGTATCCAATTGGTATTCAATAAATTAAGAAAAAATTTGTCCAATAAAGGTTTGAAGGAATTGCAAAGTATTCATCAAGAATTTGATCCTGAATTACATGAAGCAATTACACAAATCCCTGCTCCTACAGAAGATTTGCAAGGCAAAGTTTTGGATCAAGTGAAGAAAGGATATTATTTGAATGACAAATTAATTCGCCACGCACAAGTTGTTGTAGGACAATAA
- a CDS encoding ChaN family lipoprotein, whose translation MMHDLNAQNAYKIYSTAEKREIKLDEIPAILKNKDVIFWGEEHNDSIGHDLENQLYQLLNSKQPYALGMEMFESDVQEVMDEYLQDLIRPDYLISAGRAWPNYTDYQPLVEYAKVHQLPVIATNAPKRYVSAVTKNGLTFLPKFNSLALSYLAPLPIHVDTGAYQHKFENIMGGHEALAASHIFESQNLWDATMAWHIATYLQKNPTSKIFHLNGGFHSDEKLGIYTQLESYLQRLKMTKQIGNVSCSADANWNNPDWQTYLNRGDIIILTQPKSK comes from the coding sequence ATGATGCATGATTTGAATGCGCAAAATGCATATAAGATATATTCAACTGCGGAAAAAAGAGAAATCAAGTTGGATGAGATTCCTGCAATTTTGAAAAATAAGGATGTTATCTTTTGGGGGGAAGAGCACAATGATAGTATCGGACACGATCTGGAAAATCAACTTTATCAACTTCTAAATTCAAAGCAACCCTATGCCTTAGGTATGGAAATGTTTGAATCAGATGTGCAAGAAGTAATGGATGAATATTTGCAAGACCTTATCCGTCCAGATTATTTGATTTCTGCCGGAAGAGCTTGGCCCAATTATACAGATTATCAACCCTTAGTGGAATATGCAAAAGTGCATCAGCTTCCTGTTATTGCGACCAATGCTCCGAAAAGATACGTAAGTGCAGTAACCAAAAATGGCCTTACATTTTTACCAAAATTCAACTCCTTAGCTTTGAGTTATTTAGCTCCTTTGCCAATTCATGTGGATACGGGTGCATACCAACACAAATTTGAAAATATAATGGGCGGTCACGAAGCGCTTGCGGCAAGTCATATATTTGAATCTCAAAATCTGTGGGATGCGACAATGGCTTGGCATATTGCTACCTATTTACAAAAAAATCCTACATCTAAAATCTTTCATTTGAATGGCGGATTTCATTCAGATGAAAAATTAGGAATCTATACACAATTAGAAAGTTACTTACAGCGTTTAAAAATGACAAAGCAAATAGGGAATGTCTCTTGTAGTGCTGACGCAAATTGGAATAACCCTGACTGGCAAACTTATTTGAATAGAGGAGATATCATTATATTGACACAGCCGAAGAGCAAATAA
- a CDS encoding FKBP-type peptidyl-prolyl cis-trans isomerase, with amino-acid sequence MKTAQNGDTVKVHYHGKLTDGTTFDSSEGREPLEFTIGSGQVIKGFDEGVKGLGIGEKRTINIPVEEAYGPKQDDLLIEFPKDQFPEGMEPAVGMALNMRNEQGQAFPVTIAEIKEASVVLDGNHPLAGKELVFDLELVEIVGEKSGLILPD; translated from the coding sequence ATGAAAACAGCTCAAAATGGAGATACTGTAAAAGTACATTACCATGGTAAATTAACAGATGGTACGACATTCGACAGTAGCGAAGGTAGAGAGCCTTTGGAATTTACTATAGGAAGTGGTCAAGTTATAAAAGGATTTGATGAAGGCGTTAAAGGTCTTGGAATCGGGGAAAAAAGAACAATCAATATCCCAGTGGAAGAAGCATATGGTCCTAAACAAGACGATTTGTTGATTGAATTTCCAAAAGATCAATTTCCAGAAGGAATGGAACCTGCAGTAGGTATGGCATTGAATATGCGTAACGAACAAGGTCAAGCATTCCCGGTAACTATTGCTGAGATCAAAGAAGCATCTGTAGTATTGGATGGTAACCATCCTCTTGCTGGAAAAGAATTAGTTTTTGATCTTGAATTAGTAGAAATCGTAGGTGAAAAATCTGGTTTGATTTTACCTGATTAG
- a CDS encoding exo-beta-N-acetylmuramidase NamZ family protein, whose protein sequence is MQIKASFKYICFAILFAISINTFAQNNSIILPIGKSEKWVKKATHTQPGAYQLKKYLPLLKGKRVGVFANPTSVIGHTHLVDSLQHLGIQITKIFGPEHGFRGTADAGAHVESFVDQATGIKVISLYGKKSHPSKEDLADVDILLFDLQDVGLRFYTYILSLQNFMESAIDNRKPLIILDRPNPNGFYVDGPVLDTAYKSGVGPQPIPVVYGMTIGEYAKMVLGEKWLHTKYAYMRQDDPLITIIPCKHYNHKYLYQLPVAPSPNLKSMNAIYWYASTCFFEGTNLSEGRGTSNPFLYVGGPDLPKNLFQFEPKSQNGALDPKCKDQICYGWDLTRQPSPSKIDLSYIKNAYDLTKDKSTFFLQPKDSTKPENYFFNKLAGNQELRMQIIQQRPLDEIYASWESSIQNFKTIRKKYLLYKDF, encoded by the coding sequence ATGCAAATCAAGGCTTCTTTTAAATATATATGTTTTGCAATACTATTTGCAATTTCGATAAATACATTTGCCCAAAATAATTCTATTATTTTACCCATTGGCAAATCTGAAAAATGGGTAAAAAAAGCTACACATACGCAGCCCGGCGCATATCAATTGAAAAAATATTTGCCATTATTAAAAGGTAAAAGAGTAGGCGTATTTGCTAATCCAACCTCCGTTATAGGGCATACACATCTAGTTGATTCCTTGCAACACTTGGGTATTCAAATTACAAAAATATTTGGCCCCGAACATGGATTTCGCGGTACTGCAGACGCAGGTGCGCATGTGGAAAGTTTCGTTGATCAAGCAACGGGTATCAAAGTTATATCACTTTATGGAAAAAAGTCACACCCAAGCAAAGAAGATCTAGCCGATGTAGATATTTTATTATTTGATTTGCAAGATGTAGGTCTCAGATTTTATACATATATATTGTCTTTACAAAATTTCATGGAATCTGCTATTGACAACCGTAAACCACTTATAATTTTAGATCGTCCCAATCCCAATGGTTTTTACGTGGATGGCCCAGTATTGGACACAGCCTACAAAAGTGGCGTAGGCCCTCAACCAATTCCTGTCGTTTATGGAATGACCATCGGCGAATATGCAAAAATGGTTCTAGGGGAAAAATGGTTACATACGAAATATGCCTATATGCGCCAGGATGACCCCTTGATAACAATTATTCCCTGTAAACATTACAACCACAAATATTTGTATCAATTACCCGTTGCCCCTTCTCCTAATTTGAAAAGTATGAATGCTATTTATTGGTACGCATCTACTTGCTTTTTTGAAGGAACCAATTTGAGTGAAGGTCGTGGAACTTCCAACCCATTTTTATATGTCGGAGGTCCAGATTTACCTAAAAATCTTTTCCAATTTGAACCTAAAAGTCAAAATGGAGCTCTAGATCCTAAATGTAAAGATCAAATTTGTTATGGGTGGGACCTGACAAGGCAACCAAGTCCTAGTAAGATCGACTTAAGCTATATTAAAAATGCCTATGATCTAACAAAAGATAAGTCAACATTTTTCCTACAACCAAAAGATTCCACCAAACCAGAAAATTACTTTTTTAATAAATTAGCTGGAAACCAAGAATTGCGTATGCAAATTATACAGCAAAGACCTCTTGATGAGATTTATGCTAGTTGGGAGTCAAGTATTCAAAATTTTAAAACAATCAGGAAAAAATATCTATTGTACAAAGATTTCTAA
- a CDS encoding MarR family winged helix-turn-helix transcriptional regulator produces MKIEDAIKQNKFDNQVEKGIVNIIYTYTWLRDAHANILKPYGILMQHFNILRILRGAHPKSMCPGEIKEVMLDKGNDVTRLIDKLVSLGLAERKLCETNRRKMDVDITKEGLDLTQKISDELAIISASIGERISTKEVIELNDLLDKIRD; encoded by the coding sequence ATGAAGATCGAAGACGCAATTAAACAAAATAAGTTTGATAATCAAGTTGAGAAAGGGATAGTTAATATTATATATACCTATACGTGGCTTCGTGATGCTCATGCGAATATACTGAAGCCATATGGCATCTTAATGCAACATTTTAATATTTTACGCATTTTGCGTGGCGCACATCCTAAATCAATGTGCCCTGGTGAAATAAAAGAAGTAATGTTAGATAAGGGTAATGATGTTACTCGATTGATTGACAAATTAGTCTCCTTAGGTTTAGCTGAACGCAAACTTTGTGAAACAAATCGTCGTAAAATGGATGTGGATATTACAAAAGAAGGATTGGATTTGACGCAAAAGATTTCTGATGAGCTTGCTATAATATCTGCAAGTATTGGAGAGCGTATTTCGACAAAGGAAGTAATTGAATTAAATGACTTGTTAGACAAGATTAGAGATTAG
- a CDS encoding NAD(P)/FAD-dependent oxidoreductase gives MITTDICIVGAGPVGLFAIFEAGLLKMRCHLIDVLPQVGGQLSEIYPHKPIYDIPGYPSVKAQELVDNLMAQAEPFKPTFTLGERVDEIQKQEDGTFIVKTSDATEVHCKAICIAGGLGCFEPRKPVVERLEDFEGGKGVTYMVKDPEAFRDKKVVLAGGGDSALDWTIFLANVAKEVTLVHRGDSFRGAPASADKVAKLAEEGKINLLLKSNVTKINGNGVLKEVTIVGPEKEEIAIEADNLIPLFGLSPKLGPIANWGLNIDKAAIEVDRDSYSTNIPGIFAIGDINTYTGKLKLILCGFHEAALMAHGAFKYAYPQQHLSFKYTTVNGVHGF, from the coding sequence ATGATAACAACTGATATTTGTATAGTAGGTGCCGGTCCAGTGGGATTGTTTGCGATATTTGAGGCGGGATTGTTGAAAATGAGGTGCCACTTGATTGACGTTTTACCACAAGTAGGTGGCCAATTGTCCGAAATTTATCCGCATAAACCTATTTATGATATTCCTGGATATCCATCTGTAAAAGCACAAGAATTAGTAGATAATTTGATGGCGCAAGCAGAACCATTCAAGCCAACATTTACACTAGGTGAAAGAGTGGATGAAATCCAAAAACAAGAGGACGGTACTTTTATTGTAAAAACAAGCGACGCGACAGAAGTGCATTGTAAAGCAATTTGTATCGCAGGTGGTTTAGGTTGTTTCGAACCAAGAAAACCAGTTGTTGAAAGATTAGAAGATTTTGAAGGTGGTAAGGGTGTTACTTATATGGTAAAAGATCCAGAAGCTTTCAGAGATAAAAAAGTAGTATTGGCCGGTGGTGGTGATTCTGCGCTTGACTGGACAATTTTCTTAGCTAATGTTGCTAAAGAAGTAACATTGGTTCATAGAGGTGATTCATTTAGAGGTGCACCAGCATCTGCGGATAAAGTAGCCAAATTAGCAGAAGAAGGTAAAATCAATTTGTTATTGAAATCCAATGTTACCAAGATCAATGGTAACGGCGTATTGAAAGAAGTAACGATTGTAGGACCTGAAAAAGAAGAAATTGCCATCGAAGCGGATAATTTGATTCCATTATTTGGATTGAGTCCAAAATTGGGACCCATCGCTAATTGGGGTTTGAATATCGATAAAGCAGCGATTGAAGTAGATCGTGATTCTTATTCAACGAACATTCCGGGTATTTTCGCTATTGGTGATATCAATACGTATACTGGTAAGTTGAAATTGATCCTTTGTGGATTCCATGAAGCTGCATTGATGGCACACGGAGCATTCAAATATGCTTATCCTCAACAACACTTAAGTTTCAAATACACAACTGTTAACGGAGTTCACGGATTCTAA
- a CDS encoding DUF1543 domain-containing protein, which translates to MKLFMILLGGRPEGRWTEQHDILFGIGEDLKSLLPQIKASWREAASVGRLHIDAWREVNFVNGFHVEVKERDSSIENDKQLFFINLGGYRENEFDEFHYKMIIVADNKSEAIKLAKKSSFFSDYNMAGANSHIDDKYGVDVDDIYAIDEILPSEIKEKYSIQIRLTEAKEEDKMHLGYLKLSLLK; encoded by the coding sequence ATGAAATTATTTATGATTTTACTTGGCGGACGTCCAGAAGGGCGATGGACGGAACAGCACGACATTTTATTTGGAATTGGAGAAGATTTAAAATCTCTTTTACCTCAGATAAAAGCTTCATGGAGAGAAGCAGCATCCGTTGGTCGTTTGCATATTGATGCATGGAGAGAAGTGAATTTTGTGAATGGCTTTCATGTTGAAGTCAAAGAAAGAGATTCCAGTATTGAAAATGATAAGCAATTGTTTTTTATCAACCTTGGTGGTTATAGAGAAAATGAATTTGACGAATTTCACTATAAAATGATTATTGTAGCAGATAATAAAAGTGAAGCAATTAAACTAGCAAAGAAATCTTCTTTTTTTTCTGACTATAATATGGCTGGTGCTAATTCACATATAGATGATAAGTATGGAGTTGATGTGGACGATATTTATGCAATTGATGAAATCCTTCCTTCTGAAATTAAAGAAAAGTATTCTATTCAAATAAGATTAACTGAGGCGAAGGAAGAGGATAAAATGCATTTGGGATATTTAAAATTATCATTATTGAAATAA
- a CDS encoding YceI family protein — MKQGFLFLIVGALSYISVSAQTKWSADPMHTDAAFSVKHLGLSFVDGDFTKASGTMESKSATDFNDAKIDYIIETASIDTRVEARNNHLKTDDFFNVAKYPEMKLVSVSFKKIKGNTYKMVANLTIRDITKPVVFTVTQNGGPITDPWGKTRIGFTATTTIDRHQFGMKYNDKLPSGVEAVASMVSIVVNTELVKD; from the coding sequence ATGAAACAAGGATTTCTTTTTTTGATCGTAGGTGCATTATCCTACATTTCAGTTTCTGCACAGACAAAATGGAGCGCAGACCCAATGCATACTGATGCGGCATTTTCTGTTAAGCACCTTGGTTTAAGTTTCGTTGATGGAGATTTTACAAAAGCATCTGGAACGATGGAATCAAAATCTGCTACAGATTTTAATGATGCAAAAATTGATTACATCATCGAAACTGCTAGTATCGATACAAGAGTAGAAGCAAGAAATAATCACTTAAAAACGGATGATTTTTTCAATGTGGCTAAATACCCAGAAATGAAATTAGTTTCCGTGTCATTTAAAAAAATAAAAGGCAACACTTACAAAATGGTTGCTAATCTTACTATTAGAGATATAACTAAGCCCGTTGTATTTACTGTAACTCAAAACGGTGGACCTATTACAGATCCATGGGGTAAAACTAGAATTGGATTTACTGCAACTACTACAATTGATCGTCACCAATTTGGTATGAAATATAATGATAAATTACCAAGCGGTGTTGAAGCCGTTGCTTCTATGGTGAGCATTGTGGTAAATACAGAATTAGTAAAAGATTAA
- a CDS encoding 2Fe-2S iron-sulfur cluster-binding protein, whose translation MVKFTVEDRDGSQQELEAPDDMGLNLMETLKAFEYEVLATCGGMALCGTCHVKVLAGGENLPEQGDAELDMLDMIPDSESNSRLSCQLQVNDNLEGCTFQICGSLSED comes from the coding sequence ATGGTAAAATTTACAGTTGAAGATAGAGATGGTTCTCAACAAGAGTTAGAAGCTCCGGATGATATGGGGCTTAATTTAATGGAAACTTTGAAAGCATTTGAATACGAGGTGTTGGCGACTTGTGGTGGTATGGCATTGTGCGGCACTTGTCATGTAAAAGTGTTGGCCGGTGGGGAAAATCTACCCGAACAAGGTGATGCAGAATTGGACATGTTAGATATGATTCCTGATTCAGAATCTAATAGCCGATTAAGTTGTCAATTGCAGGTAAATGATAATTTGGAAGGTTGCACATTTCAAATATGTGGCTCGCTCTCAGAAGATTAA
- a CDS encoding energy transducer TonB has product MENQDYLQKTYLDILFEGRNKDYGAYVLRKNYNKRMILSLGLLSGSLFIVMSVLGYHKKSSAELPLVEVTGINLSHVEIKPPVVKPKKEIAPAYSKQNDHPKKLEVKKNTSINIVKDDLFNEKNRVHKQIELVDTKIGAFEQTGDRTIVVAPPVKVEGPSGDGFGRPKVGDGDGNSNANNVDAVETDVIHISKEAQFPTGKSGWTNFLTRSLRSNIPSENGAPAGLRYTVIVAFTVDKNGVVSNVKAETDPGYGMAEEAVRVIKMSGKWIPAMQNDRPISYQQRQSITFEVLE; this is encoded by the coding sequence ATGGAAAACCAAGATTATTTACAAAAAACCTATTTAGATATTTTATTTGAAGGTAGAAACAAAGACTATGGTGCTTATGTTCTTAGGAAAAATTATAATAAACGTATGATACTTTCATTGGGGTTATTATCTGGAAGTTTATTTATAGTTATGTCTGTTTTAGGCTATCATAAAAAAAGTAGCGCTGAATTACCTTTAGTTGAAGTGACTGGCATAAATTTAAGTCATGTTGAAATTAAGCCACCAGTGGTAAAACCAAAAAAGGAAATAGCCCCGGCATACTCCAAACAAAATGATCATCCAAAAAAGCTAGAAGTAAAAAAGAACACTTCAATTAATATCGTAAAGGATGATCTGTTTAATGAAAAGAATCGTGTTCATAAACAGATAGAGTTGGTAGATACGAAAATTGGGGCTTTTGAACAGACCGGAGATCGGACGATTGTAGTTGCTCCGCCTGTTAAAGTTGAAGGTCCGTCAGGAGACGGTTTTGGACGACCTAAAGTTGGTGATGGAGATGGTAATAGTAATGCTAATAATGTTGATGCCGTTGAAACAGATGTTATACATATTAGTAAAGAAGCGCAATTTCCTACTGGCAAAAGTGGTTGGACAAATTTTCTAACTAGAAGTTTGCGTTCAAATATTCCTTCAGAAAATGGAGCTCCTGCTGGTCTTAGATATACCGTTATAGTTGCTTTTACGGTAGATAAAAATGGTGTTGTCTCCAATGTTAAAGCTGAAACGGATCCCGGGTATGGGATGGCTGAGGAGGCTGTGCGTGTTATTAAAATGAGTGGAAAATGGATTCCTGCCATGCAAAATGATCGACCTATTTCTTATCAACAAAGGCAAAGTATTACGTTTGAGGTATTAGAATAA